A single region of the Salvia splendens isolate huo1 chromosome 18, SspV2, whole genome shotgun sequence genome encodes:
- the LOC121776673 gene encoding nucleolin-like produces MPIEPSPTSSTIAPEADQEQIVREFLQKFGRGAKASAICARLAEVCISGEPTATPSQATSSQPTICDTSALHTEPTEAGGPVQPQMAMTPVKEFSSSPTRADLPATILLPAPDSIHADEVNVLEEDREEEIHDEGNSAVDDEQDDEGDDFADDEGLGDGQKDPETAEEDKDYEIRRTRRGKQPVVTTVKKLPGSEKRSEPTTAPIKVSFAQDTEDDAGEENEDSRDDSTEYPIYLPEEVVVTKKLLGEMAYFSDHKKARTYAERGTKGKQAKSGKSYHPGSLQEIESEEEFLSYISAIGFEWLLSHSTAEVPMALAKEFFTSFKFKSTTNIETDSISFCLFNVDTTMSIREWSLRLGLLTMEEDIRGEWDDRHIGPPRKTPGFDTQQACELITHQRG; encoded by the exons ATGCCGATAGAGCCATCACCCACGTCTTCCACAATTGCACCTGAGGCCGACCAAGAACAAATCGTGAGGGAATTCTTGCAAAAATTTGGTCGAGGGGCAAAGGCCAGCGCAATTTGTGCCCGTCTGGCAGAGGTTTGCATATCCGGAGAGCCAACCGCTACCCCATCTCAGGCAACCTCCTCGCAACCTACCATCTGCGACACATCTGCTCTCCACACCGAGCCTACAGAAGCAGGGGGACCCGTGCAACCACAAATGGCCATGACTCCAGTCAAGGAGTTTTCTTCTTCACCAACGCGTGCCGATCTTCCGGCGACAATATTACTCCCAGCTCCAGATTCGATACATGCTGACGAAGTAAATGTCCTTGAGGAGGACAGGGAAGAAGAGATCCACGATGAAGGGAACTCGGCTGTTGATGATGAACAAGACGATGAAGGAGATGATTTTGCGGATGATGAAGGTTTAGGGGACGGCCAAAAGGATCCTGAGACAGCGGAAGAAG ATAAGGACTATGAGATACGACGCACTCGCAGGGGGAAGCAACCAGTGGTAACCACTGTCAAGAAACTTCCAGGCTCTGAGAAGAGGAGCGAGCCCACTACCGCACCAATTAAAGTGTCGTTCGCTCAAGATACCGAAGATGATGCAGGAGAGGAGAACGAAGACTCCAGGGATGACAGCACCGAGTACCCCATTTATTTGCCGGAAGAGGTGGTGGTCACGAAGAAACTTCTAGGAGAGATGGCCTATTTTAGTGATCATAAGAAGGCCAGAACGTATGCTGAACGTGGAACGAAGGGGAAGCAGGCTAAGTCAGGAAAAAGCTATCACCCTGGATCCCTTCAGGAAATTGAGTCTGAGgaagagtttctctcttataTTAGCGCTATAGGGTTTGAATGGCTGCTGAGCCACAGCACTGCGGAGGTGCCAATGGCCCTTGCTAAGGAGTTCTTCACATCGTTCAAGTTCAAGTCTACCACAAACATAGAAACTGACTCGATTTCATTCTGTTTGTTCAATGTTGATACCACGATGAGCATCAGAGAGTGGTCCTTAAGATTGGGACTGCTGACCATGGAGGAGGATATCAGAGGAGAATGGGACGACAGACATATTGGTCCCCCTAGAAAAACCCCAGGATTTGACACACAACAGGCGTGCGAGCTCATCACGCACCAACGTGGGTAG
- the LOC121776674 gene encoding uncharacterized protein LOC121776674, with the protein MCHLSVGIEHKAYWAVREMNMKPSAREEERKLQLQELEELRLESYDAAMWYKEKIKLWHDKNLRTKELQVGQKVLLFQSRLKLIPGKLKSKWTGPYTIVSLIDNGAVEIQGCTPNSISFLVNGHRVNRFRDSSELCVVEEVPLRMFPTIA; encoded by the coding sequence atgtgtcatcttTCGGTTGGGATAGAACACAAGGCTTATTGGGCAGTCAGAGAAATGAACATGAAGCCTTCGGCccgtgaagaggaaaggaagctgcaactgcaagAACTGGAGGAGTTGAGACTCGAATCTTATGATGctgcaatgtggtacaaggaaaaaaTCAAGTTGTGGCacgataaaaatctccggacgAAGGAACTGCaggttgggcagaaagtactccTTTTCCAGTCTAGGCTGAAGCTTATACCCGGGAAACTGAAGtctaagtggacaggaccttacacaATTGTGAGCCTCATAGACAATGGAGCCGTGGAAATTCAGGGATGTACACCTAACTCTATCTCttttcttgttaatggtcatagaGTCAACAGgtttagggatagctcggagCTGTGTGTGGTGGAAGAAGTTCCACTGCGCATGTTCCCCACTATCGCCTAG
- the LOC121776672 gene encoding uncharacterized protein LOC121776672, which produces MNSSRKNKGPGGLIGHVFSWSIDDIMNNNLYKYYVNHIGDTFSSLDYYMNSFIYPLIEETHADLRSSMTNLHTAPVVPILSLDENRGFKDPENLSYLMEVERFEHVYEPEKGDLIALAEVRPKCIDDLDGRMVSYHFALVRGTRDESTNKITILCSKLIIPDYSDGERGAEGNGHKMFAVYLTNLTTNLRIWSFLHPGEGTNTAILDSLLTFDPSMEENCSVCSEKMESTDVSESRKVIKSLGLDDSQRDAILQCIALRECNHRNSVKLIWGPPGTGKTKTTASLLFSLFKMKSRTVTCAPTNVAILGVVKRLRSCLNGTLEHNTYGLGDVVLSGNKKRMNIIDHEDVHDVFLDYRISALLYCFYPESGWKGSINKMYRLLEYPDIPYQRYLEQFKLKDAESESADDNNNNKSGDDLVENGRFQGKSINDFMKKLVAENAKENGKNNKKKEKEKKKKNKASSQERSKSKCDGDGEGSKRATNDEEIVPLAFEEFFAMEFSSICARIVVSTELLYTHMPTSCLPLDEVMKMIKLLSLLQTIEHTLGGNKWSKGTLMGKNQCDLSRIRVECLELLKLLCEMEFPKFLKRHEVRNFCLHNSRLIFCTVSSSAKMHETAPFELAIIDEAAQVKECESTITLQIPGLRHAILVGDEKQLPAMVISEVCEKAGFGRSLFERLVLLGHSKHLLNVQYRMHPSISLFPNKEFYGNQIMNGRNVTLRTYDRQFLKEELFGTYSFINVTNGREEFDARYSRKNIVEVSVVAHIVSNFYFVWLESMKSKEKVRVGCISPYKGQVFAIQDALGKAYSSDAKDKFSVNVRSVDGFQGGEEDIIIISTVRCNRNGKIGFLENLQRTNVALTRARYCLWILGNAATLQNSGSVWGRLVTDAKTRGCYHDAFEDKNLSHDICNVLIDLGQLRSLFAPESIIFKEAKWKVCFSTEFHESITTHCSPEILKEATSLLKKLSNGWRQQREDVAAISGEEPSSRLLHQDVVMGPVRLFWTIDILRENSTDTQVIKVLDILPVSKVVEVVKKFDVLVGNYTVNQMNRCLYKESEGGLVLPKTWPVDQANSRSNYSSTDLATQLSTMSLVNDPRRRNHTRWGTNHWGRGRGRGRGRNCF; this is translated from the exons ATGAACTCTTCGAGAAAGAATAAAGGACCTGGAGGTTTGATTGGCCACGTTTTTTCTTGGTCTATAGATGACATAATGAACAACAATCTTTACAAGTATTAT GTTAATCACATTGGAGATACATTCTCATCACTAGACTATTACATGAACTCATTCATTTACCCACTTATCGAAGAAACGCATGCTGATCTACGCTCGAGTATGACCAATTTGCACACTGCGCCCGTTGTACCGATACTTAGCCTTGATGAGAACAGAGGCTTCAAGGATCCGGAGAATTTATCGTACTTGATGGAGGTAGAACGGTTTGAACATGTGTATGAACCTGAAAAGGGTGACTTGATTGCATTAGCAGAAGTGAGGCCAAAGTGTATAGATGATTTGGATGGGCGTATGGTATCGTATCATTTTGCGTTGGTTAGAGGCACCAGGGATGAATCCACCAACAAGATTACAATCTTATGTTCCAAACTCATCATTCCAGACTATTCAGATGGCGAGCGTGGTGCTGAAGGAAATGGACACAAGATGTTTGCTGTCTATCTTACAAATTTGACTACAAATCTACGGATATGGAGCTTTTTGCATCCGGGGGAAGGAACAAATACGGCAATCCTCGACTCTCTTCTCACATTTGATCCATCT ATGGAGGAGAATTGTAGTGTTTGCTCTGAAAAGATGGAGAGTACTGATGTGTCTGAGTCAAGGAAAGTTATCAAGTCATTAGGGCTTGATGATTCTCAAAGGGATGCTATCTTGCAATGCATTGCATTGAGGGAATGCAATCATCGGAATAGTGTTAAGCTGATATGGGGTCCTCCCGGAACGGGCAAAACGAAGACAACTGCTTCGTTGCTGTTTTCCTTGTTCAAGATGAAGTCCAGGACGGTCACTTGTGCTCCCACCAATGTGGCCATATTAGGAGTTGTCAAGCGCCTGAGGAGCTGTCTGAACGGGACGCTGGAGCATAATACCTATGGATTAGGTGATGTGGTTTTGTCTGGAAACAAGAAGCGAATGAACATTATTGATCATGAAGATGTTCATGACGTCTTTCTTGACTATCGTATCTCTGCACTGCTTTATTGCTTCTACCCGGAATCTGGATGGAAAGGTAGCATTAACAAGATGTATCGCCTGCTTGAATACCCTGACATTCCGTATCAACGATACTTGGAGCAATTTAAGCTCAAAGACGCTGAAAGTGAGAGTGCAGAcgacaacaacaataataagaGTGGAGATGATCTTGTTGAGAATGGGAGGTTCCAAGGGAAGTCGATAAATGACTTCATGAAGAAGTTAGTAGCTGAAAATGCAAAGGAGAACGGGAAGAATAacaagaagaaggagaaggagaagaagaagaagaacaagGCGAGTTCCCAAGAGAGAAGCAAATCCAAgtgtgatggtgatggtgaggGCTCTAAGAGAGCAACCAACGATGAAGAGATCGTTCCATTGGCTTTCGAGGAATTTTTTGCAATGGAGTTCTCTAGTATCTGTGCTAGAATTGTTGTTAGTACAGAATTGTTGTACACTCATATGCCTACATCATGTCTTCCATTGGATGAGGTGATGAAGATGATTAAACTTCTTTCTTTGCTTCAAACCATTGAACATACCCTTGGTGGCAACAAGTGGTCAAAGGGAACTTTAATGGGAAAGAACCAATGTGATTTATCTAGGATTAGGGTCGAGTGTTTGGAACTGCTGAAATTGCTTTGTGAAATGGAATTCCCAAAGTTTTTAAAGCGTCACGAGGTCAGAAACTTTTGCTTGCATAATTCCCGATTGATCTTTTGCACCGTTTCAAGCTCGGCCAAGATGCATGAAACAGCGCCGTTTGAGCTGGCGATAATTGACGAAGCTGCGCAGGTTAAAGAATGTGAATCCACAATCACCCTGCAGATTCCCGGGCTCCGCCATGCCATACTGGTCGGCGATGAGAAGCAGCTCCCTGCAATGGTTATAAGCGAG GTTTGTGAGAAAGCTGGATTTGGGAGGAGTTTATTTGAGAGGCTTGTGCTATTAGGCCACAGCAAGCACTTGCTTAATGTTCAATACAGAATGCATCCTTCCATAAGCTTATTTCCAAATAAGGAATTCTATGGAAATCAAATTATGAATGGCAGGAATGTCACATTGAGAACATATGATAGACAGTTTCTCAAGGAGGAGTTATTTGGAACATATTCATTCATAAATGTGACGAATGGTAGGGAGGAATTCGATGCTAGGTATAGTCGAAAAAACATCGTTGAAGTTTCTGTGGTTGCTCACATAGT CTCTAACTTCTACTTTGTTTGGTTAGAATCTATGAAAAGTAAGGAGAAGGTTCGTGTAGGCTGCATCTCACCATACAAAGGTCAAGTTTTTGCGATTCAAGATGCTCTAGGGAAGGCCTACAGCTCTGATGCCAAAGATAAGTTTTCTGTAAATGTTCGATCTGTTGATGGCTTTCAAGGTGGTGAGGAAGATATAATAATAATCTCTACTGTTCGCTGCAACAGGAATGGTAAGATTGGATTTCTTGAGAATCTTCAAAGAACCAACGTAGCCTTGACTAGAGCAAg ATACTGTTTGTGGATCCTGGGCAACGCTGCAACGTTGCAGAACAGTGGCTCTGTGTGGGGGAGGCTAGTCACAGATGCCAAGACCCGCGGCTGCTATCATGATGCTTTTGAGGACAAAAACTTAAGTCATGACATCTGCAACGTGTTGATCGACCTCGGTCAGCTGAGGTCCTTGTTCGCACCTGAATCTATAATATTCAAAGAAGCCAAGTGGAAG GTTTGCTTCAGCACTGAATTCCACGAGTCCATAACGACACACTGCAGTCCAGAAATTCTGAAGGAGGCGACTTCTCTACTAAAGAAGCTCTCAAATGGGTGGCGCCAGCAGCGCGAGGATGTAGCTGCTATCAGTGGTGAAGAGCCCTCGTCTCGGTTGCTGCATCAGGATGTTGTGATGGGGCCAGTGAGGCTGTTTTGGACTATCGACATTCTGAGAGAGAACTCTACAGACACACAAGTGATCAAAGTCCTCGATATTCTACCGGTATCCAAAGTAGTAGAAGTTGTCAAGAAATTCGATGTTCTTGTTGGGAACTACACTGTCAATCAAATGAACCGTTGTCTGTACAAGGAATCAGAAGG AGGACTAGTCCTGCCTAAGACATGGCCAGTCGATCAAGCTAATTCTAGAAGCAACTACTCTAGTACTGATCTAGCAACGCAACTATCAACAATGAGTTTGGTGAATGATCCTAGAAGAAG GAACCATACAAGGTGGGGGACAAATCATTGGGGCAGGGGCAGGGGCAGGGGCAGGGGCAGGAATTGCTTTTAA